In Sphingobium sp. Z007, one DNA window encodes the following:
- a CDS encoding twin-arginine translocase TatA/TatE family subunit, producing the protein MGSFSLMHWVIVLLVVMLLFGGGRISGLMGDVAKGIKSFKKGMADDSDDDVTPAKPATRLEGHRVPEQDAPTPSATEEKTKA; encoded by the coding sequence ATGGGTTCCTTTTCGCTGATGCACTGGGTCATCGTGCTCCTGGTCGTCATGCTGCTGTTCGGCGGCGGACGGATTTCCGGCCTGATGGGTGACGTTGCCAAGGGCATCAAGAGCTTCAAGAAGGGCATGGCCGACGATAGCGACGATGATGTGACGCCCGCCAAGCCCGCAACGCGCCTGGAAGGGCATCGCGTGCCTGAACAGGATGCGCCGACGCCCAGCGCGACCGAAGAAAAGACCAAGGCCTGA
- the scpB gene encoding SMC-Scp complex subunit ScpB: MNAEPDDFLRAVEAALFVAETPLTPAEIKLHVGEGGNLPLALGALADHYAGRGINLVERGGRWHFQTAPDLAHILRREKDEPRKLSRAAMETLAIIAYHEPVSRAEIEAIRGVQVAKGTLDVLMEAGWVRPAGRREVPGRPLIYATTVDFLSHFGLSSRRDLPGVDDLRAAGLLDPVDLALEGLGGQSVVENDEEDA, encoded by the coding sequence ATGAACGCGGAACCCGACGATTTCCTGCGCGCGGTGGAGGCGGCGCTGTTCGTGGCCGAAACGCCGCTGACGCCAGCCGAAATCAAGCTGCATGTCGGGGAGGGCGGTAATCTTCCCTTGGCGCTCGGCGCGCTGGCCGATCATTATGCCGGGCGCGGGATCAACCTGGTCGAACGGGGCGGGCGCTGGCATTTCCAGACCGCGCCGGACCTGGCCCATATCCTGCGCCGCGAAAAGGACGAGCCGCGCAAATTGTCGCGCGCGGCGATGGAGACGCTGGCGATCATCGCCTATCACGAGCCGGTGAGCCGCGCGGAGATCGAGGCGATTCGAGGCGTCCAGGTGGCCAAGGGCACGCTCGACGTGCTGATGGAGGCGGGCTGGGTCCGCCCCGCCGGACGGCGCGAGGTGCCGGGTCGGCCGCTCATCTATGCGACGACCGTAGATTTTCTGTCACATTTCGGGCTTAGCAGCCGTCGAGACCTTCCGGGCGTGGACGATCTGCGCGCCGCGGGCCTGCTCGATCCAGTCGATTTGGCGCTGGAGGGTCTGGGCGGCCAATCCGTTGTGGAAAATGATGAGGAAGACGCCTAG
- a CDS encoding cysteine synthase A, which produces MLLQPNSLALIGNTPMVRLAGPSQETGCDIFAKCEFANPGASVKDRAALFIVNDAEEKGLLQPGGTIVEGTAGNTGIGLALVANAKGYKTIIVMPETQSREKMDTLRALGAELVTVPAAPYSNPGHFVHTSRRLAEETEGAIWANQFDNIANRKAHIVGTAEEIWTQMDGRIDGFTCAAGTGGTIAGVGLGLKAKDETITIALSDPHGAALYSYYATGELKAEGSSVAEGIGQGRITANLEGAPIDTQFRISDADGMEWVRRLLSEEGLCLGLSSGINVAGAVALARQLGPGKRIATILCDTGFRYLSTLYNREWLESKGLTVFPWLAQTA; this is translated from the coding sequence ATGCTGCTTCAACCCAATAGCCTCGCCCTCATCGGCAATACGCCGATGGTGCGTCTCGCCGGCCCTTCGCAAGAGACGGGCTGCGACATTTTCGCCAAGTGCGAATTCGCCAATCCTGGCGCCTCGGTCAAGGACCGGGCGGCGCTGTTCATCGTCAACGATGCCGAGGAAAAGGGGCTGCTCCAGCCCGGCGGCACCATTGTCGAGGGGACGGCGGGCAATACCGGCATCGGCCTGGCGCTGGTCGCCAATGCCAAGGGCTATAAGACGATCATCGTCATGCCCGAAACGCAGAGCCGCGAAAAGATGGATACGTTGCGCGCGCTGGGGGCGGAACTGGTGACGGTGCCCGCCGCGCCTTATTCCAACCCTGGCCATTTCGTCCATACCTCCCGCCGCCTGGCGGAGGAGACGGAAGGCGCGATCTGGGCCAATCAGTTCGACAATATCGCCAACCGCAAGGCGCATATCGTCGGCACGGCGGAAGAGATCTGGACCCAGATGGACGGCCGGATCGACGGCTTCACCTGCGCGGCCGGCACGGGCGGCACGATCGCCGGCGTCGGCCTGGGCCTTAAGGCCAAGGATGAGACTATCACCATCGCGCTGAGCGATCCGCACGGCGCGGCGCTCTACAGCTATTACGCGACCGGCGAATTGAAGGCCGAAGGCTCTTCGGTGGCAGAGGGCATCGGCCAGGGGCGCATCACCGCCAATCTGGAAGGCGCGCCGATCGACACCCAGTTCCGCATTTCCGACGCGGACGGCATGGAGTGGGTCCGCCGCTTGCTGAGCGAGGAGGGGCTGTGCCTGGGCCTGTCGTCGGGCATCAATGTCGCGGGTGCGGTGGCGCTGGCGCGGCAATTGGGGCCAGGCAAACGGATCGCGACGATCCTGTGTGATACGGGCTTTCGCTATCTCTCGACCCTCTACAACCGTGAGTGGCTGGAATCTAAGGGCTTGACCG
- a CDS encoding cell wall hydrolase → MRLFAQMRGWQGHGAIALIALVLLVAPRLITAAPLDMLDGEQGRSLADPAEDSGANFPGSAFFYAQGAFDPVPGVATVQSEHVLGLDEVKAAPAMVFRGMTGLDSYRALNCLTSAIYYEAANEPDDGQRAVAQVVLNRVRSPLWPNTVCGVVYQGSERTDYKCQFTFSCDGAMARVPAAAAWVRARRVAQDALAGNVYAPVGLATHYHTLAVRPLWSSSLQAVAVIGAHIFYRNPGFNGTPAAFSDPYLGRETISGPARSSWPARPAQPVEMLATPYATPTPPATPIAPRAGWTPAPPPPSSANDGLPESTIRPEYRNSGRPLI, encoded by the coding sequence ATGCGGCTTTTTGCACAGATGCGGGGATGGCAGGGACATGGCGCGATCGCCCTGATCGCGCTGGTGCTGCTCGTCGCCCCGCGCCTCATCACTGCCGCGCCGCTCGACATGCTCGATGGCGAACAGGGCCGGTCCCTCGCCGACCCAGCCGAAGATTCGGGCGCGAACTTCCCCGGCTCCGCCTTCTTCTATGCGCAAGGGGCGTTCGATCCGGTGCCTGGCGTCGCCACGGTGCAGAGCGAGCATGTGCTGGGCCTGGACGAAGTGAAGGCCGCGCCCGCCATGGTCTTTCGCGGGATGACCGGCCTCGACAGCTATCGTGCGCTCAATTGCCTGACATCCGCCATCTATTATGAAGCCGCCAACGAACCGGACGATGGCCAGCGCGCAGTGGCGCAGGTGGTGCTCAACCGGGTGCGCAGCCCGCTCTGGCCCAATACGGTCTGCGGCGTCGTCTATCAGGGGTCGGAACGCACCGACTATAAATGCCAGTTCACCTTCAGTTGCGACGGTGCAATGGCGCGGGTGCCCGCCGCCGCCGCCTGGGTCCGGGCGCGGCGCGTGGCGCAGGATGCACTGGCCGGGAATGTTTACGCGCCGGTCGGCCTCGCCACCCATTATCATACGCTGGCGGTGCGCCCCCTATGGTCGTCCAGCCTGCAGGCGGTGGCTGTGATCGGCGCGCATATCTTTTATCGCAATCCCGGTTTCAACGGCACGCCCGCGGCCTTCTCCGACCCTTATCTAGGACGCGAGACCATTTCGGGGCCAGCACGCAGCAGCTGGCCTGCGCGCCCGGCACAGCCTGTCGAGATGCTGGCTACTCCCTACGCAACGCCCACACCGCCTGCCACGCCGATCGCACCGCGCGCCGGCTGGACGCCCGCGCCCCCGCCCCCGTCGTCCGCCAACGATGGCCTGCCGGAATCCACCATCCGACCGGAATATCGTAACAGCGGCCGTCCGCTCATCTGA
- the tatC gene encoding twin-arginine translocase subunit TatC, giving the protein MIGDIDDSKAPLLDHLIELRGRLLKCVYALVATGALCFYFSEQLFTILVHPLKEAFGDGGGKLVYTKLYEAFFVQVKIAFFGAFCLSFPIIANQLWAFVAPGLYAKEKKALLPFILATPFLFALGASLAYFVVMPMAFHFFLEFQGNSSGLQVEALPSADAYLGLVMQFILAFGISFLMPVLLMLLNRAGFVTRAQLIGMRRYMIVAAFILAAVLTPPDVVSQLMLAIPLLLLYEITIIAIWFTDRRAAKQEAAEEASA; this is encoded by the coding sequence ATGATCGGGGATATCGACGACAGCAAGGCGCCCTTGCTCGACCATCTGATCGAGCTGCGCGGCCGTCTGCTCAAATGCGTTTATGCGCTGGTGGCGACCGGCGCGCTCTGCTTCTATTTTTCCGAACAGCTGTTCACGATCCTGGTCCATCCACTCAAGGAAGCGTTCGGCGATGGCGGCGGCAAGCTGGTCTATACCAAGCTGTACGAAGCCTTTTTCGTGCAGGTGAAGATCGCCTTTTTCGGGGCTTTCTGTCTGTCCTTCCCGATCATCGCCAACCAACTCTGGGCCTTCGTCGCGCCGGGCCTCTATGCCAAGGAAAAAAAGGCGCTGCTGCCCTTCATCCTGGCGACGCCCTTCCTCTTCGCGCTGGGCGCGAGCCTCGCCTATTTCGTGGTGATGCCGATGGCGTTCCACTTCTTCCTGGAGTTTCAGGGCAATAGTAGCGGCTTGCAGGTCGAGGCGTTGCCCAGTGCGGACGCCTATCTCGGCCTTGTCATGCAATTCATCCTCGCCTTCGGCATCAGCTTCCTGATGCCGGTGCTGCTAATGCTGCTCAACCGCGCCGGCTTCGTCACGCGGGCGCAACTGATCGGGATGCGGCGTTATATGATCGTCGCCGCCTTCATCCTGGCGGCGGTGCTGACCCCGCCCGACGTGGTGTCGCAACTGATGCTCGCGATCCCGCTGCTGCTGCTCTACGAAATCACCATCATTGCGATCTGGTTCACCGATCGCAGGGCCGCCAAGCAAGAGGCGGCGGAAGAGGCTTCGGCGTAA
- a CDS encoding entericidin A/B family lipoprotein, producing the protein MTKKILAAVLLTGSLMVAACNTVEGAGRDVQSAGKAVEKTAN; encoded by the coding sequence ATGACCAAGAAAATTCTAGCCGCCGTGCTGCTCACCGGATCGCTGATGGTTGCTGCGTGCAACACGGTCGAGGGCGCAGGCCGCGACGTGCAGAGCGCCGGCAAGGCCGTGGAAAAGACCGCGAACTAA
- the tatB gene encoding Sec-independent protein translocase protein TatB: protein MFGIDSSEFLVIVIIAVIVIGPKDLPRALYKVGQIVGKAQGMARHFRTGIDAMVREVELEELEKKWAAQNKRIMDEHPPEVAATDALPAPGDSAGSEGNPPYVAEAPTEKPAFVAQSAPVAPPAADGPPYVAEASAEPVAQPHKGDAPA from the coding sequence ATGTTTGGTATCGATTCGTCCGAATTTCTGGTGATCGTGATCATCGCCGTGATCGTGATCGGGCCGAAGGATCTGCCGCGCGCCTTGTACAAGGTGGGGCAGATCGTCGGCAAGGCGCAGGGCATGGCCCGCCATTTCCGCACCGGCATCGACGCCATGGTGCGCGAAGTGGAGCTGGAAGAGCTGGAAAAGAAATGGGCCGCGCAGAACAAGCGGATCATGGACGAGCATCCGCCCGAAGTCGCTGCGACAGACGCACTGCCGGCGCCGGGCGACTCCGCGGGATCCGAAGGCAACCCGCCCTATGTGGCCGAAGCGCCGACGGAAAAGCCGGCTTTCGTCGCGCAATCCGCCCCGGTCGCGCCCCCGGCGGCGGACGGCCCGCCCTATGTCGCGGAGGCATCGGCCGAGCCTGTCGCCCAGCCGCACAAGGGTGACGCACCGGCATGA
- a CDS encoding ScpA family protein yields the protein MDDLFIAPAIPSPETLTVSFEAWEGPLDLLLSLARTQKVDLREISILALTEQYLDFIDGARELRLELAADYLVMAAWLAYLKSSLLLPRQEQADPSPEDLALRLQLRLQRLHAMRDAAARLMARDRVGRDVFARRKPEGLRLVKKTQWRASLYDLIQSYGQIRARTQPAVHVIALRPVMTLDEAIQRVGSLVGAALDWTRLESFLPPDLDAPKAKSALASSFVAALELARQGRLEMQQDGIFAPLYLRAATPNQDVAA from the coding sequence GTGGACGATCTCTTCATCGCGCCTGCCATCCCCAGCCCCGAAACGCTCACCGTCAGCTTCGAGGCGTGGGAAGGGCCGCTCGACCTGCTGCTCAGCCTCGCGCGGACGCAGAAGGTCGACCTGCGGGAGATTTCCATCCTCGCGCTGACCGAACAATATCTGGACTTCATCGACGGCGCGCGCGAATTGCGGCTGGAACTGGCGGCGGACTATCTGGTGATGGCGGCCTGGCTCGCCTATCTCAAATCCTCGCTGCTGCTGCCACGGCAGGAACAGGCCGATCCCAGCCCCGAAGACCTGGCGCTGCGGCTGCAATTGCGGCTCCAGCGGCTGCACGCCATGCGCGACGCCGCCGCCCGGCTGATGGCGCGCGACCGGGTCGGCCGCGATGTCTTCGCCCGGCGTAAGCCTGAAGGGCTGCGGCTGGTCAAAAAGACGCAATGGCGCGCAAGCCTCTATGACTTGATTCAATCCTATGGCCAGATTCGCGCTCGCACGCAGCCGGCGGTGCACGTCATTGCGTTGCGGCCGGTGATGACGCTGGACGAGGCGATCCAGCGGGTCGGTTCGCTGGTGGGCGCGGCGCTCGACTGGACCCGGCTCGAATCCTTTCTGCCGCCCGATTTGGACGCGCCCAAGGCGAAGTCGGCGCTCGCCAGCAGCTTCGTTGCAGCGCTGGAACTGGCGCGGCAGGGGCGGCTGGAGATGCAGCAGGACGGCATCTTCGCGCCGCTCTATCTGCGTGCGGCCACACCGAATCAGGACGTGGCGGCATGA
- the nagZ gene encoding beta-N-acetylhexosaminidase produces MKPVIFGLSGETLTGDERAFFADAQPAGYILFKRNIADRAQLRALTDDLRSLHGRDDLLIMIDQEGGRVARMEAPVWPSFPAGAQFDRLYDLAPSSAIAAARANARAIALTLAEVGITVDALPLLDVRQDGASDIMGDRTLGADPMRVAALGRATLEGLAEGGVVGIVKHMPGHGRAMVDSHLALPVVTANLNALETDLAPFRTLNQAPIGMTAHVVYTEWDAQHPASLSPTIIGEIIRQRIGFNGLLMSDDLDMKALKGGIPELAAGVVAAGCDLALNCWGRMDDMVGIAHLLPEITDKARARLDRAMGSVTRGTDQPPIEELLATRDMLLGLVAA; encoded by the coding sequence ATGAAACCCGTCATCTTCGGTCTGTCCGGCGAAACCCTGACCGGCGACGAGCGCGCCTTCTTTGCGGACGCGCAGCCCGCCGGCTACATCCTGTTCAAGCGCAATATCGCCGACCGGGCGCAGTTGCGCGCGCTGACCGACGATTTGCGCAGCCTGCACGGCCGCGACGATCTGCTCATCATGATCGACCAGGAAGGCGGCCGGGTGGCGCGGATGGAGGCGCCGGTCTGGCCCAGCTTCCCCGCGGGCGCGCAGTTCGACCGGCTCTATGACCTCGCCCCGTCCAGCGCCATTGCCGCCGCGCGCGCCAATGCCCGCGCCATCGCGCTCACTCTCGCGGAAGTCGGCATCACCGTCGATGCGCTGCCGCTGCTCGACGTGCGGCAGGATGGCGCGAGCGACATCATGGGCGACCGCACGCTGGGCGCCGATCCCATGCGCGTCGCCGCGCTGGGCCGCGCCACGCTGGAGGGACTGGCCGAAGGTGGCGTGGTCGGTATCGTCAAGCATATGCCGGGCCATGGCCGCGCGATGGTCGACAGCCATCTCGCCCTGCCGGTGGTGACCGCCAATCTCAACGCGCTGGAAACCGACCTGGCGCCGTTCCGCACGCTCAACCAGGCGCCGATCGGGATGACTGCCCATGTCGTCTATACCGAATGGGATGCGCAGCACCCCGCCAGCCTCTCGCCCACGATCATCGGCGAGATCATTCGGCAGCGGATCGGTTTCAACGGTCTGCTGATGTCGGACGATCTGGACATGAAGGCGCTCAAGGGCGGCATCCCCGAACTCGCCGCCGGTGTAGTCGCTGCGGGATGCGACCTGGCGCTCAACTGTTGGGGCCGGATGGACGATATGGTCGGAATCGCGCACCTGTTGCCGGAGATTACGGACAAGGCGCGCGCGCGGCTCGACCGGGCCATGGGTTCGGTGACGCGCGGCACGGACCAGCCACCGATCGAGGAACTGCTGGCGACGCGGGATATGCTGCTAGGGCTGGTGGCGGCCTGA